One segment of Mugil cephalus isolate CIBA_MC_2020 chromosome 14, CIBA_Mcephalus_1.1, whole genome shotgun sequence DNA contains the following:
- the cap2 gene encoding adenylyl cyclase-associated protein 2 translates to MEGLMERLERAVTRLEHMSVTMQASSSMSNGDCVNGINGGLSHSVEAFDALMRGPLSDYLENSRAIGNDVEKHAEMVNNALQTQRTFLQMAATHQEPAKMELSDLMKPISEHIQEIQSFRERNRGSSLFNHLSAVSESIPALGWVAVSQKPGPYVKEMNDAATFYTNRVLKDYKETDRRHVDWVRSYLSIWTEMQSFIKQHHTTGLVWSKCGPIAPASLFDSAPAPSAPCPPPPPGPPPVLTDDDSKPQADSAAAKHSALFAQLNQGMDITKGLKHISDDQKTHKNPNLRTQEKPTKSKSQGSVNAPKAAVQKKSPVLQLDGKKWRVEYFEQKRDLVIEETELKQVVYVFSCNNSTVQIKGKINSIIIDNCKKLGLVFENVVGIVEIINSKDIQLQVLGTVPTISINKTEGCQVYLSKDSLKCDIVSAKSSEMNIMIPQDDDYKEFPVPEQFKTVWDGSKLVTEPTEIAG, encoded by the exons ATGGAGGGATTAATGGAGCGATTGGAGCGAGCTGTGACTCGCCTGGAGCACATGTCCGTCACAATGCAGGCGTCCAGCAGCATGTCTAACGGGGACTGTGTCAACGGCATCAACGGAG GTCTGTCTCACAGTGTGGAGGCCTTCGACGCGCTGATGAGAGGTCCGCTGTCGGACTACCTGGAAAACAGCCGAGCTATAGGGAATGACGTGGAGAAACAT GCGGAGATGGTGAACAACGCCCTGCAGACTCAGAGAACTTTCCTCCAGATGGCTGCCACACACCAGGAACCTGCAAAG atGGAGCTCAGCGACCTGATGAAGCCGATTTCAGAGCACATCCAGGAGATCCAGAGCTTCAGGGAACGAAACCGCGGAAGCTCCCTCTTCAACCACCTCTCAGCCGTCAGCGAGAGCATCCCCGCTCTGGGCTGGGTGGCCGTG AGTCAGAAGCCAGGTCCATATGTGAAGGAGATGAACGACGCTGCCACCTTCTACACCAACAGAGTGCTGAAGGACTACAAGGAAAC TGACAGACGTCACGTGGACTGGGTGCGCTCCTATCTGTCCATATGGACTGAGATGCAGTCGTTCATCAAGCAGCACCACACAACAGGACTGGTGTGGAGCAAATGT GGTCCGATCGCTCCGGCCTCCCTCTTTGACTCCGCACCAGCCCCGAGTGCTCCCTGTCCACCACCTCCCCCTGGCCCACCTCCAGTCCTCACCGATGACGACTCCAAGCCTCAGGCTGACAGCGCGGCGGCCAAACACTCTGCGCTGTTCGCCCAGCTCAACCAGGGCATGGACATCACTAAAG GTCTGAAGCACATCTCAGATGACCAGAAGACCCATAAGAACCCCAATTTGCGCACTCAAGAGAAACCGACCAAAAGCAAGAGCCAGGGCTCTGTGAACGCACCCAAAGCCGCTGTCCAGAAGAAATCCCCTGTTCTGCAGCTGGACGGGAAGAAATGGAGGGTG GAATACTTTGAGCAGAAACGGGACCTGGTGATCGAGGAGACGGAGCTGAAACAGGTGGTGTACGTCTTCAGTTGTAACAACTCCACCGTTCAGATCAAGGGGAAAATTAACTCCATCATCATAG ACAACTGCAAGAAGCTGGGCCTGGTGTTTGAGAACGTCGTCGGGATTGTGGAGATCATCAACTCCAAAGACATTCAGTTACAG GTGTTGGGCACAGTTCCCACCATTTCCATCAACAAGACAGAGGGCTGCCAGGTGTACCTGAGCAAGGACTCGCTCAAATGCGACATCGTCAGTGCCAAGAGCTCTGAGATGAACATCATGATACCACAAGATGATGATTAC AAAGAGTTCCCGGTCCCGGAGCAGTTTAAGACCGTCTGGGACGGCTCCAAACTGGTGACAGAACCCACAGAGATCGCTGGCTGA